The Ranitomeya imitator isolate aRanImi1 chromosome 6, aRanImi1.pri, whole genome shotgun sequence genome window below encodes:
- the ABHD5 gene encoding 1-acylglycerol-3-phosphate O-acyltransferase ABHD5 isoform X2 encodes MAEHAAASVASTDRGLISSLRAAVWSLVLGWISSWLPTWCPTSLDHLKEAEEKMLKCITTSYTKDYVLISGGNQVWTLSFVQPLSSKTPLVLLHGFGGGVGLWVLNFETLCQNRTVYAFDILGFGHSSRPHFDDDSDKAEMQFVQSLEEWRTALGLDHMILLGHNLGAFLASVYSLKYPSRVKSLILVEPWGFPGRPDHADEERPIPIWIKAVGALLSPFNPLAGLRLAGPLGLSLVQRLRPDFKKKYSSMFEDDTVTEYIYHCNAQPPSGETAFRNMTIPYGWARRPMLQRIDKMHPDIPITVIYGARSCIDGNSGSPIQSLRPNSYVETIAIRGAGHYVFADQPEDFNQKVIEICDSVD; translated from the exons ATTAGGATGGATTTCCAGCTGGCTCCCTACATGGTGCCCAACGTCTCTGGATCATTTAAAGGAGGCTGAAGAGAAAATGCTAAAGT GTATCACAACTTCCTATACCAAAGACTACGTACTTATTTCTGGTGGAAACCAGGTTTGGACCCTGTCATTTGTGCAGCCGCTGTCATCAAAGACCCCATTAGTTTTGCTGCACGGATTTGGAGGAGGCGTTGGACTGTGGGTTCTCAACTTTGAAACACTTTGTCAAAATAGAACTGTGTACGCCTTTGATATCCTGGGATTTGGACACAGCAGTAGACCCCACTTCGATGATGATTCCGACAAGGCTGAAATGCAGTTTGTCCAGTCACTAGAAGAGTGGAGGACGGCATTAGGTCTGGACCATATGATTTTACTAGGACATAATCTGGGAGCGTTTTTAGCTTCTGTTTACTCTTTGAAATACCCCTCAAG ggtaaaaagtttaattttggtagaGCCATGGGGATTCCCAGGAAGACCTGACCATGCGGATGAGGAAAGGCCGATTCCTATTTGGATTAAAGCAGTTGGCGCCTTATTAAGTCCATTTAACCCATTAGCAGGACTTCGCTTGGCCGGACCACTGG GTTTGAGTCTTGTTCAAAGGTTGAGACCAGATTTCAAGAAAAAGTATTCATCCATGTTTGAGGATGACACAGTGACAGAATATATCTATCACTGTAATGCACAGCCTCCAAG TGGCGAGACAGCTTTTAGGAACATGACCATCCCGTATGGCTGGGCTCGTAGGCCAATGTTGCAGCGGATTGACAAGATGCACCCGGACATCCCAATCACGGTCATATATGGAGCACGCTCTTGTATTGATGGGAATTCCGGAAGCCCCATTCAGTCCCTGCGGCCAAACTCCTACGTGGAAACCATT GCAATTCGAGGTGCCGGCCATTACGTCTTTGCCGATCAGCCAGAGGATTTCAACCAGAAAGTAATCGAGATCTGTGACTCTGTGGACTGA